A single Drechmeria coniospora strain ARSEF 6962 chromosome 03, whole genome shotgun sequence DNA region contains:
- a CDS encoding cytochrome c oxidase assembly protein, translating into MSVFVPGIRRIALQAPSKFFVCNQCLRSAPPRRLRPQFQRLSWRGYADSTATPLAGVGNQVGSTRAASEAQGASKRAFPQTSSKGVAYWLLGSAASVFGIVVFGGLTRLTESGLSITEWRPVTGSKPPLTTADWESEFEKYRASPEFKLLNPHMTLDEFKKIYFMEWTHRLWGRLIGLSFVLPTIYFVARRRVSGKMAVNLVGISALIGFQGFIGWWMVKSGLKDDLFAPGSHPRVSQYRLTAHLGTAFVCYSWMLLSALSILRSHRMLANPKAALDTVQALKNPALATFRRSVFGLAGLVFLTAMSGGLVAGLDAGLIYNEFPNMGLGLTPPKSELWNEFYSRKDDRSDLWWRNMLENPSTVQMDHRILAVTTFCAILALFAYSRTGRVGAALPRGAKKGATGLVHLVSLQAALGISTLIYMVPIPLAAAHQAGSLAVLTGALVLAHRMHVPRQAIRTLEQRLSNCRK; encoded by the exons ATGTCAGTTTTTGTGCCCGGAATCCGAAGGATAGCCCTTCAGGCGCCCTCCAAGTTCTTCGTCTGCAACCAGTGTCTACGGTCAGCGCCGCCACGGCGTCTTCGCCCCCAATTTCAACGACTGTCTTGGCGCGGATATGCCGACTCTACAGCGACGCCGCTGGCTGGTGTGGGAAACCAAGTTGGTTCGACAAGAGCAGCTTCCGAAGCACAGGGAGCTTCCAAAAGAGCATTTCCGCAGACTTCGTCCAAGGGCGTGGCCTACTGGCTCCTGGGAAGCGCGGCCAGCGTCtttggcatcgtcgtctttGGTGGTCTCACGAGGTTGACGGAATCTGG ATTGAGCATAACCGAATGGAGGCCCGTGACGGGATCCAAACCTCCCTTGACAACGGCCGATTGGGAATCCGAGTTCGAAAAGTATCGTGCCTCGCCCGAGTTCAAGCTCCTCAACCCGCACATGACGCTCGACGAGTTCAAGAAGATTTACTTCATGGAATGGACCCATCGCCTTTGGGGCCGTCTCATCGGCCTCTCTTTTGTCCTGCCCACGATCTActtcgtcgcccgtcgccgagtGTCGGGCAAGATGGCCGTGAACTTGGTCGGAATCTCCGCCCTCATCGGCTTCCAGGGATTCATCGGATGGTGGATGGTCAAGTCCGGCCTCAAGGACGACCTGTTTGCTCCGGGCTCGCATCCCCGCGTGTCGCAGTACCGGCTGACGGCTCATCTCGGCACCGCCTTCGTGTGCTACTCCTGGATGCTCCTCTCGGCCCTGTCGATCCTGCGAAGCCATCGGATGCTCGCCAACCCCAAAGCCGCCCTCGACACCGTCCAGGCCCTGAAGAACCCTGCGCTCGCGACCTTCCGTCGGTCCGTCTTTGgtctcgccggcctcgtttTCCTCACCGCCATGTCTGGTGgactcgtcgccggcctcgacgccggtcTCATCTACAATGAGTTTCCCAACATGGGCCTCGGCCTGACGCCGCCCAAGTCGGAGCTCTGGAACGAGTTCTACTCCCGCAAGGACGACCGATCCGATCTGTGGTGGCGTAACATGCTCGAGAACCCGAGCACGGTACAGATGGACCAccgcatcctcgccgtcaccaCCTTCtgcgccatcctcgccctctttGCCTATTCGCGCACcggccgagtcggcgccGCGTTGCCGAGAGGCGCCAAGAAGGGTGCCACAggcctcgtccacctcgtcaGCTTGcaggccgccctcggcatctCCACGCTCATCTACATGGTTCCCATCCCGCTCGCTGCCGCTCATCAGGCTGGCAGTCTCGCCGTTCTCACCggtgccctcgtcctcgcccatcGGATGCACGTGCCCAGGCAGGCGATCCGAACACTCGAACAACGGTTGAGCAATTGTCGAAAGTAG
- a CDS encoding U3 small nucleolar RNA-associated protein 14, whose protein sequence is MPGRQAHGRSLVANPKAKVANKKSKARSQKNALDAFGIAQQRFPTKQKRTPRARELDAEIERKHGRDGGDEDDDDEEEEEEMPQRKKIKMPAQAADGDDAEYGSDSEGNEWQLGGLRDDDEDSEIESDDAFGDSDNEKFEEYSFRGSKSKSRKTEEHDSEDDSEDDEGETLGAEAIDLATALDQFEESSEDEPEEDDDSESEGSADEDSDESDDMEDSEEDDDEEADPDKLQALQGLISEYGGEHDDGKSVSTQKIGLGDLGLSGISDPFMKKSVKLMNKEEKEKRPGATKKLDVPLSRREQGRLDRAAAYEKTNETLDRWTETVKQNRRAEHLVFPLPQQSGMEGLDTAEIRPLTAKNASNELESTIMSIMEASGLSLEAKSKPKPQEFDEEGNLLSRKEALQRKRIERALADREGKRAKRIKKIKSKAYHRVHRKQKERDEMATREAMEEAGEIDSEEEREAQDRRRALERVGQRHKDSKWAKLGNRAKRAVWDDDFRTGLTEMARKDEELRRRKAGKTGGADDSDSDATSSSGDDEDEALHRQLDRLEQDDDEPQSGLMAMKFMQKAEAAKKKVNDDMIKQIRRDLNGEEDPGSDEEEAGEVGRRTYGGAAARTFEAALDTSRRASRRDETHSGEQGVPEEHGSATNGPSASWNQHADTPAETAASTAGAWSRGDARRTKKGSSKSRVEDLDLNASIVVVSRPAKSKSRKPAQHDDETSASDSEADQHLPLAIRDQELVARAFAGEDVVGDFEREKAETAVADDDKIIDNTLPGWGSWVGDGVSSREKKRHQGRFLTKIAGVKAKDRKDAKLDKVIINEKRVKKNDQYLATQLPHPFESRQQYERSLRLPVGPEWMTKESFQDGTKPRVLMKQGIIAPISRPTA, encoded by the exons ATGCCAGGGCGGCAGGCGCACGGGAGGTCCTTGGTGGCCAACCCCAAGGCTAAGGTTGCCAACAAAAAGTCCAAGGCTCGATCCCAAAAGAACGCGCTGGATGCTTTCGGCATCGCTCAGCAACGGTTCCCGACCAAGCAGAAGAGGACACCCAGAGCGCGCGAGCTTGACGCGGAGATTGAGCGAAAGCATGGCagagatggcggcgacgaagacgacgacgatgaggaggaggaggaggagatgcCCCAGAGAAAGAAGATCAAAATGCCCGCTCAAGCTGCGGACGGGGATGATGCTGAGTACGGAAGCGACAGCGAGGGCAACGAATGGCAATTAGGCGGTCTgagagacgacgacgaggactcGGAGATTGAAAGCGATGATGCCTTTGGTGATAGTGACAACGAGAAGTTTGAGGAGTACTCCTTCCGCGGTTCCAAGTCCAAGTCCAGAAAGACCGAG GAACATGATTCCGAAGACGACtcggaggacgacgagggcgagaccctcggcgccgaagccATCGATCTCGCCACAGCCCTGGATCAGTTTGAGGAATCATCCGAAGACGAGCCTGAGGAGGACGATGATTCCGAGTCGGAAGGCTCAGCCGATGAAGATTCGGACGAATCTGATGATATGGAGGACTctgaggaggatgacgacgaagaagccgaCCCGGACAAATTGCAAGCTCTGCAAGGCCTGATATCGGAATATGGCGGAgagcatgacgacggcaagtCGGTCTCGACGCAAAAGATTGGCCTCGGTGACCTCGGCTTGTCCGGCATCAGCGATCCTTTCATGAAGAAGTCTGTCAAGCTCATGAAcaaggaggaaaaggagaaAAGGCCAGGGGCGACGAAGAAGCTGGATGTGCCTCTGTCGAGAAGGGAACAGGGCCGGCTGGATCGAGCCGCGGCCTACGAAAAGACGAACGAAACCTTAGATCGCTGGACCGAGACGGTCAAGCAGAATCGCCGAGCAGAGCATTTGGTCTTCCCCCTGCCACAACAATCCGGCATGGAAGGCCTGGACACGGCCGAGATTCGACCACTCACGGCCAAAAATGCGAGCAACGAGCTCGAGTCGACCATCATGTCCATCATGGAAGCCAGCGGACTGTCCCTAGAGGCGAAGTCGAAACCCAAGCCCCAGGAGTTTGACGAGGAGGGCAACCTTTTGTCAAGGAAAGAAGCGCTACAAAGGAAACGGATCGAGCGCGCCCTTGCCGATAGGGAAGGGAAGCGAGCAAAGCGAATCAAGAAAATCAAGAGCAAGGCGTATCATCGTGTGCACCGAAAGCAAAAGGAGCGCGATGAAATGGCCACCCGGGAAGCCATggaggaggccggcgagaTTGACTCGGAAGAAGAGCGGGAAGCGCAAGACCGACGCCGTGCTCTGGAGCGCGTTGGCCAACGGCACAAGGACAGCAAGTGGGCTAAACTTGGCAACCGGGCGAAGCGAGCCGTCTGGGATGACGATTTTCGAACCGGCCTAACGGAGATGGCACGCAAAGATGAGGAGTTGCGTCGGAGGAAAGCCGGGAAGACGGGCGGAGCCGACGACTCCGACTCTGATGCTACCAGCAGTtctggcgacgacgaggatgaagctCTCCATCGGCAGCTGGATCGATTGGAacaggacgacgatgagccCCAGTCAGGTttgatggcgatgaagtTCATGCAGAAGGCCGAGGCTGCCAAGAAAAAGGTAAACGATGACATGATCAAGCAGATCCGCCGAGACCTGAACGGAGAGGAGGACCCtggctcggacgaggaggaggctggCGAAGTGGGCCGACGGACCTATGGAGGTGCGGCGGCAAGAACCTTTGAGGCTGCTCTTGACACGTCCAGGAGGGCCTCCAGGAGAGACGAGACACATTCCGGCGAGCAAGGGGTGCCGGAGGAGCATGGTTCTGCGACGAACGGCCCTTCCGCTAGTTGGAATCAGCATGCGGACACGCCtgccgagacggccgcctcCACTGCGGGTGCGTGGTCTCGCGGCGATGCTCGACGTACGAAGAAGGGTTCCTCGAAATCCCGCGTCGAGGATCTGGACCTCAATGCCAGCATCGTTGTCGTATCTCGTCCGGCAAAGTCCAAGTCCAGGAAGCCTGCTCAgcatgacgacgagacgagcgCGTCCGATTCCGAAGCGGATCAACACCTACCTCTCGCCATCCGCGAccaggagctcgtcgcccgcgccTTTGCCGGTGAGGACGTTGTCGGCGACTTTGAGCGCGAAAAGGCCGAGACGGCagtggccgacgatgacaaGATCATCGACAACACGCTTCCCGGCTGGGGCTCCTGGGTCGGTGACGGCGTCAGCAGCAGAGAGAAGAAACGACACCAGGGACGTTTCCTCACCAAGATCGCCGGtgtcaaggccaaggaccGCAAGGACGCAAAGCTGGACAAGGTCATCATCAACGAGAAGCGTGTCAAGAAG AACGACCAGTACCTCGCCACCCAGCTACCACACCCCTTCGAATCGCGACAGCAATATGAGCGCTCCCTCCGCTTGCCCGTCGGTCCCGAGTGGATGACCAAGGAAAGCTTCCAGGACGGCACGAAGCCGCGCGTGCTCATGAAGCAGGGTATCATTGCGCCCATATCAAGGCCTACCGCATAG